The Accipiter gentilis chromosome 19, bAccGen1.1, whole genome shotgun sequence genome has a window encoding:
- the LOC126048448 gene encoding transmembrane protein 126A-like — protein sequence MTGREFLELDSPQQRLYLERLKRMEVIEKILNELPKADQNLCNHGAYFLGANASLLGLAANNFFRNILHVRRASLVSALPMAVIPFLSTVAAYEVFVRKPLFSGELNCEVCAVVRGGLIGAVVGGLYPVFLALPMNASLAARYSSSPLPGKENLLRFWLTTSRPVFRKTSWGVLIQVLTGLYLATKHHGIYIKVLQQMNASRVPEQLQA from the exons ATGACAGGAAGAGAGTTTCTTGAACTAGATTCTCCGCAGCAAAGACTATATTTGGAAAGATTGAAGCGGATGGAAGTCATAGAAAAGATACTCAATGAGCTTCCTAAAGCAGATCA GAACCTTTGTAATCATGGAGCATACTTCCTTGGAGCAAATGCAAGCTTACTTGGCTTAGCAGCAAATAACTTCTTCAGGAACATCCTACATGTCAGAAGGGCTTCCTTAGTGTCTGCTCTGCCAATGGCTgttattccatttctttcaaCAGTAGCGGCTTATGAAGTATTTGTGCGTAAGCCTTTATTTTCAG GTGAGCTAAACTGTGAGGTCTGCGCTGTGGTCAGAGGAGGATTAATAGGGGCTGTCGTGGGTGGCCTCTATCCTGTTTTCCTGGCTCTCCCCATGAACGCAAGCCTTGCAGCCAG GTATTCTTCATCTCCCTTGCCAGGGAAAGAAAATCTGCTACGCTTCTGGCTCACAACTTCTCGGCCTGTCTTTAGAAAGACGAGTTGGGGTGTACTTATACAGGTTCTGACTGGATTATATCTTGCCACTAAACATCATGGAATATATATCAAAGTACTGCAGCAGATGAACGCTAGCAGGGTTCCTGAACAGTTACAAGCATGA
- the CREBZF gene encoding CREB/ATF bZIP transcription factor isoform X1 — MRHSLTQLLAASSGGASPSGAVWPLAGAGQAPRGRDGGGEGDPGPARPKQQQPPRREAGASEPRRQEKEPEAPGGPLEVWEQEDWFPGLELGDLLEAARPDWDLDAELSGCFCGEPEPPPPPGQGQRPAAPGRRNGGAGSRLKAAAAARLNRLKKKQYVLGLESRLQGLAAENRQLRDRNRGLSRRLRELERESSYLRAVLANQSALGQLLSRLAGIRAGGLQLGTSLFRDTGSPRRHHHHLQPAGESSDHDYALPSSRPAGLEEAAAAVVTETEEEWAAAGGICLHVDRDQVSVEFCSICARRAAASFKIFSFRCLPCQAPLCRG; from the exons atgcgCCACAGCCTCACCCAGCTGCTGGCGGCCTCCTCCGGCGGAGCGAGCCCCTCGGGCGCCGTCTGGCCGCTAGCCGGCGCGGGGCAGGCCCCGCGAGGGCGGGATGGCGGCGGGGAAGGGGATCCGGGCCCCGCGCGGCCCAAGCAACAGCAGCcgccgcggcgggaggcgggcgcCTCGGAGCCGCGGCGGCAAGAGAAGGAGCCGGAGGCGCCCGGTGGCCCGCTGGAGGTGTGGGAGCAAGAGGACTGGTTcccggggctggagctgggagaCCTGCTGGAGGCGGCCCGGCCGGACTGGGACCTGGACGCGGAGCTGAGCGGCTGCTTCTGTGGGGAACCggagccgccgcccccgccgggccaGGGCCAGAGGCCGGCGGCGCCCGGCCGGAGGAacggcggggccgggagccggctgaaggcggcggcggcggcgcggctgaACCGGCTGAAGAAGAAGCAGTACgtgctggggctggagagccGCCTGCAGGGCCTGGCTGCCGAGAACCGGCAGCTGCGGGACCGCAACCGCGGCCTGAGCCGGCGCCTGCGAGAGCTGGAGCGGGAGAGCAGCTACCTGCGGGCCGTGCTGGCTAACCAGAGCGCTCTTGGGCAGCTCCTGAGCCGCCTAGCCGGGATCCGCGCCGGCGGGCTGCAGCTCGGCACCAGCCTCTTCAGGGACacgggcagcccccgccgccatCACCACCACCTCCAGCCCGCCGGCGAGAGCAGCGACCACGACTACGCCCTGCCCAGCTCCCGGCCTGCCGGcctggaggaggcggcggcggcggtggtgacGGAGACGGAGGAGGAGtgggcggccgccggcgggatCTGCCTCCACGTGGACCGGGATCAGGTGTCGGTGGAGTTCTGCTCCATCTGTGCTCGGCGGGCGGCGGCCTCCTTCAAAAT TTTCTCTTTTAGGTGCTTGCCCTGCCAGGCTCCGTTGTGTAGGGGTTAA
- the CREBZF gene encoding CREB/ATF bZIP transcription factor isoform X2, with translation MRHSLTQLLAASSGGASPSGAVWPLAGAGQAPRGRDGGGEGDPGPARPKQQQPPRREAGASEPRRQEKEPEAPGGPLEVWEQEDWFPGLELGDLLEAARPDWDLDAELSGCFCGEPEPPPPPGQGQRPAAPGRRNGGAGSRLKAAAAARLNRLKKKQYVLGLESRLQGLAAENRQLRDRNRGLSRRLRELERESSYLRAVLANQSALGQLLSRLAGIRAGGLQLGTSLFRDTGSPRRHHHHLQPAGESSDHDYALPSSRPAGLEEAAAAVVTETEEEWAAAGGICLHVDRDQVSVEFCSICARRAAASFKM, from the coding sequence atgcgCCACAGCCTCACCCAGCTGCTGGCGGCCTCCTCCGGCGGAGCGAGCCCCTCGGGCGCCGTCTGGCCGCTAGCCGGCGCGGGGCAGGCCCCGCGAGGGCGGGATGGCGGCGGGGAAGGGGATCCGGGCCCCGCGCGGCCCAAGCAACAGCAGCcgccgcggcgggaggcgggcgcCTCGGAGCCGCGGCGGCAAGAGAAGGAGCCGGAGGCGCCCGGTGGCCCGCTGGAGGTGTGGGAGCAAGAGGACTGGTTcccggggctggagctgggagaCCTGCTGGAGGCGGCCCGGCCGGACTGGGACCTGGACGCGGAGCTGAGCGGCTGCTTCTGTGGGGAACCggagccgccgcccccgccgggccaGGGCCAGAGGCCGGCGGCGCCCGGCCGGAGGAacggcggggccgggagccggctgaaggcggcggcggcggcgcggctgaACCGGCTGAAGAAGAAGCAGTACgtgctggggctggagagccGCCTGCAGGGCCTGGCTGCCGAGAACCGGCAGCTGCGGGACCGCAACCGCGGCCTGAGCCGGCGCCTGCGAGAGCTGGAGCGGGAGAGCAGCTACCTGCGGGCCGTGCTGGCTAACCAGAGCGCTCTTGGGCAGCTCCTGAGCCGCCTAGCCGGGATCCGCGCCGGCGGGCTGCAGCTCGGCACCAGCCTCTTCAGGGACacgggcagcccccgccgccatCACCACCACCTCCAGCCCGCCGGCGAGAGCAGCGACCACGACTACGCCCTGCCCAGCTCCCGGCCTGCCGGcctggaggaggcggcggcggcggtggtgacGGAGACGGAGGAGGAGtgggcggccgccggcgggatCTGCCTCCACGTGGACCGGGATCAGGTGTCGGTGGAGTTCTGCTCCATCTGTGCTCGGCGGGCGGCGGCCTCCTTCAAAATGTAG